The following proteins are encoded in a genomic region of uncultured Vibrio sp.:
- a CDS encoding protein-L-isoaspartate(D-aspartate) O-methyltransferase encodes MSNPHADRLIEYLIASGIKDQRVLDAIHHLPRERFVSQAMMHQAYDNNALPIGQGQTISQPYIVARMTELLELEPSSNVLEIGTGSGYQTAVLAQLVERVYSVERIKSLQWEAKRRLKQLDIYNISTKHGDGWLGWEAKGPFDAILVTAAAEVIPQALLAQLKDGGRMVIPVGETEQQLLKIERKGDEYLSTVVEMVRFVPLVAGDLA; translated from the coding sequence ATGAGTAATCCACATGCTGACCGGTTGATTGAATATCTCATCGCCAGTGGCATTAAAGATCAACGTGTTCTGGATGCGATTCATCACTTGCCGAGAGAACGGTTTGTCTCTCAAGCGATGATGCACCAAGCCTACGACAACAATGCATTGCCGATTGGTCAGGGACAAACGATTTCTCAGCCTTACATTGTTGCGCGCATGACGGAGTTATTAGAACTCGAGCCTTCAAGTAACGTTTTGGAAATTGGTACTGGCTCTGGTTATCAAACTGCGGTTTTAGCGCAACTTGTCGAGCGTGTGTACTCCGTTGAACGCATTAAGTCTTTACAGTGGGAAGCCAAGCGTCGCCTCAAGCAACTTGATATATATAATATTTCGACTAAACATGGAGATGGGTGGCTGGGCTGGGAAGCGAAAGGTCCATTTGATGCCATTCTTGTCACTGCTGCTGCTGAAGTCATTCCCCAAGCACTTTTAGCGCAGTTGAAAGACGGCGGTAGGATGGTTATCCCTGTTGGTGAAACGGAACAACAACTATTGAAGATTGAACGTAAAGGCGATGAGTACCTTTCCACCGTGGTGGAGATGGTGCGGTTCGTTCCTTTAGTGGCGGGTGATTTAGCGTAA
- the rpoS gene encoding RNA polymerase sigma factor RpoS, translating to MSISNTVTKVEEFEFDDESVKTVASQLGKSSSTESKAATREEFDASSKSLDATQLYLGEIGFSPLLTAEEEVLYARRALRGDEAARKRMIESNLRLVVKISRRYSNRGLALLDLIEEGNLGLIRAVEKFDPERGFRFSTYATWWIRQTIERALMNQTRTIRLPIHVVKELNIYLRTARELSQKLDHEPTAEEIAAQLDIPVEDVSKMLRLNERISSVDTPIGGDGEKALLDIIPDGNNSDPEVSTQDDDIKSSLIQWLEELNPKQKEVLARRFGLLGYEPSTLEEVGREIGLTRERVRQIQVEGLRRLREVLIKQGLTMENLFNVEDD from the coding sequence ATGAGTATCAGCAACACAGTAACCAAAGTTGAAGAGTTTGAATTTGACGATGAGTCAGTGAAGACCGTTGCCAGTCAACTCGGAAAATCATCATCCACAGAAAGCAAAGCCGCTACGCGTGAAGAATTTGATGCGAGCAGCAAAAGCTTAGATGCAACCCAATTGTATTTAGGTGAAATTGGCTTCTCACCTCTACTTACCGCGGAAGAAGAAGTACTGTATGCTCGACGTGCATTACGGGGCGATGAAGCTGCTCGTAAACGCATGATCGAAAGCAACTTACGTTTGGTGGTAAAAATTTCTCGCCGTTACAGCAATCGTGGTTTAGCCCTTCTGGATCTTATTGAAGAAGGTAACCTAGGCTTGATCCGTGCCGTTGAGAAATTCGATCCTGAACGCGGTTTCCGTTTCTCTACCTACGCGACATGGTGGATTCGACAAACGATCGAACGTGCGTTGATGAACCAAACACGTACTATTCGTTTACCGATTCATGTTGTGAAAGAGCTGAACATTTATCTACGTACCGCACGGGAACTTTCTCAGAAGCTCGATCACGAACCTACAGCCGAAGAGATAGCGGCGCAACTTGATATCCCTGTCGAAGATGTCAGCAAAATGCTTCGCTTAAATGAGCGTATCAGTTCTGTCGACACGCCAATTGGTGGCGATGGTGAAAAAGCACTACTCGATATCATTCCAGATGGAAATAACTCAGATCCGGAAGTTTCGACACAAGATGACGATATTAAGTCTTCTCTGATTCAATGGCTGGAAGAACTGAACCCGAAACAGAAAGAAGTGCTGGCGCGTCGTTTTGGCCTATTAGGCTATGAACCGTCTACGTTGGAAGAAGTCGGTCGTGAAATCGGTCTAACCCGTGAACGTGTTCGCCAGATTCAAGTGGAAGGCCTACGTCGTCTGCGTGAAGTATTGATTAAACAAGGTCTGACTATGGAAAACCTGTTTAACGTCGAAGATGATTAA
- the ispF gene encoding 2-C-methyl-D-erythritol 2,4-cyclodiphosphate synthase: protein MIRIGHGFDVHKFGGEGPVIIGGVSVPYEQGLIAHSDGDVALHALSDALLGAIAAGDIGRHFPDTDDKWKGADSRELLKDVYRRVKEQGYRLGNADITIMAQAPKMAPHIEAMCEVIAQDLETDIGNINVKATTTERLGFTGRKEGIATEAVVLLFKQ from the coding sequence ATGATTCGAATTGGTCACGGTTTTGACGTACACAAATTTGGTGGCGAAGGCCCAGTTATTATCGGTGGTGTCTCTGTACCTTATGAACAAGGGCTTATCGCGCACTCAGACGGCGATGTGGCTTTGCATGCGTTGAGTGATGCGTTACTTGGTGCCATTGCGGCTGGTGATATTGGCCGCCATTTTCCTGATACTGATGACAAGTGGAAAGGTGCTGACAGTCGCGAGTTGCTGAAAGATGTTTACCGCCGGGTAAAAGAACAAGGGTATCGATTAGGTAATGCAGACATTACCATCATGGCTCAAGCACCAAAAATGGCACCGCATATTGAAGCGATGTGTGAAGTCATTGCTCAAGATCTTGAAACGGATATCGGTAATATCAACGTAAAGGCAACCACAACCGAACGCCTAGGTTTTACAGGACGTAAAGAAGGTATCGCTACAGAAGCCGTCGTTCTTCTGTTTAAGCAATAA
- a CDS encoding peptidoglycan DD-metalloendopeptidase family protein, with protein MSKLLRRTSISFMLAAGLLGCAAHSPAPVSSLKKDYSNVERGSYRGSYYEVKKGDTLYFIAYVTDKDVNDLVRYNELAQPYTIYPGQRLKLWAPKYIAPKYGQKVEPVVAPIVAKTPVPVTKISTVSKPIDSSKSSTPKVQPTTPKVVQKQPPKKVEQSKTKEYVGSKDNQNVKKNPSTTTTKNANVSKWLWPTKGRVIKNFSAGEQGNKGIDIAGQRGQPIVSTAAGTVVYSGNALRGYGNLIIVKHNDNYLSAYAHNDKLLVSEGQSVNSGQKIATMGSSGSKSVKLHFEIRYQGKSVNPKRYLP; from the coding sequence GTGAGTAAGTTATTACGTCGAACTAGTATTAGCTTTATGTTAGCTGCAGGACTTCTCGGTTGTGCGGCTCACTCACCAGCGCCTGTTTCTAGCTTAAAAAAAGATTACTCAAATGTTGAGCGGGGCAGTTATAGAGGGAGTTACTATGAAGTAAAGAAAGGAGACACACTTTACTTCATAGCATACGTCACAGATAAGGATGTAAATGACCTCGTTCGTTACAATGAGCTTGCTCAACCTTACACTATCTATCCAGGTCAGCGCCTAAAACTTTGGGCTCCGAAATATATTGCTCCGAAATACGGGCAAAAAGTGGAACCCGTTGTGGCACCTATAGTTGCAAAGACTCCAGTTCCCGTGACGAAAATATCAACGGTATCCAAGCCTATTGATTCAAGTAAAAGCTCTACTCCAAAAGTGCAGCCAACTACCCCTAAAGTGGTGCAAAAACAGCCTCCAAAGAAGGTTGAACAATCCAAAACAAAGGAGTATGTTGGTTCAAAAGATAACCAAAATGTGAAGAAAAATCCGTCTACAACGACTACTAAAAATGCGAACGTATCGAAGTGGTTGTGGCCAACAAAAGGGAGAGTAATCAAGAACTTTTCGGCGGGAGAACAGGGAAATAAAGGTATTGATATCGCAGGACAGCGTGGTCAGCCTATCGTTTCAACCGCAGCCGGCACTGTTGTTTATTCAGGCAATGCACTACGAGGTTATGGCAACCTAATTATAGTGAAGCATAATGACAATTATCTAAGCGCATATGCCCATAATGACAAGCTGCTGGTATCCGAAGGACAAAGTGTCAACAGTGGACAAAAAATCGCAACCATGGGTAGTTCTGGTTCGAAATCAGTCAAGCTGCACTTTGAAATTCGCTATCAAGGTAAATCAGTGAATCCAAAACGCTATTTGCCGTAA
- the truD gene encoding tRNA pseudouridine(13) synthase TruD translates to MSDILSSLAYLTGKPVASAKIKAQPEHFQVSEDLGFAFTGEGEHLMVRIRKTGENTSFVANEIAKACGVKSKDVSWAGLKDRHAVTEQWLSVHLPKGDTPDFSAFLAQYPTIEILATDRHNKKLRPGDLVGNGFVVTLSEVTDVEDVEQRLEKIKQVGVPNYFGAQRFGNDGNNLEEARRWGRENVRTRNQNKRSMYLSAARSWIFNRIVSARLEQDLFDKFIEGDIAQTPTGSVTVDASNMADMQAKFIDGEAVITAALAGDNALPTQADALALEQPFLDEEPDLMALIRGNRMRHDRRNIVLKPQDLAWSVEGNNITLTFSLDAGSFATSIVRELVNEVKVEREY, encoded by the coding sequence ATGTCAGATATTTTATCTTCATTGGCTTACCTAACGGGTAAGCCAGTCGCATCAGCAAAAATTAAAGCGCAGCCAGAGCACTTTCAGGTTAGCGAAGATCTCGGCTTTGCCTTTACTGGCGAAGGAGAGCATTTGATGGTGCGTATTCGAAAAACGGGTGAAAACACCAGCTTTGTTGCTAACGAGATAGCTAAAGCGTGTGGTGTTAAATCTAAGGATGTGAGCTGGGCTGGCTTAAAGGACCGCCATGCGGTGACAGAGCAATGGCTGAGCGTTCATTTACCAAAAGGTGACACACCGGATTTTTCCGCGTTTTTAGCGCAATACCCAACTATTGAAATTCTGGCAACGGATCGTCACAACAAGAAGTTACGCCCGGGTGATTTGGTGGGCAATGGGTTTGTCGTCACTTTATCTGAAGTGACCGATGTTGAAGACGTAGAGCAACGCCTTGAAAAAATAAAACAAGTGGGGGTGCCGAACTACTTTGGTGCTCAGCGCTTTGGCAACGATGGGAATAATCTGGAAGAAGCCCGTCGTTGGGGGCGTGAAAACGTACGTACGCGTAATCAAAATAAGCGCAGTATGTACCTGTCTGCCGCGCGATCATGGATTTTTAACCGTATCGTCTCTGCGCGTTTAGAGCAGGATCTATTCGATAAGTTTATCGAGGGTGATATCGCACAAACGCCAACAGGTAGCGTCACAGTGGACGCGAGCAATATGGCGGATATGCAAGCTAAGTTTATCGACGGAGAGGCCGTGATTACCGCTGCTTTGGCTGGTGATAACGCATTACCAACTCAAGCCGATGCTTTGGCATTAGAGCAACCGTTTCTGGATGAGGAGCCGGACTTGATGGCACTTATTCGTGGTAACCGTATGCGTCATGATCGCCGTAATATTGTATTAAAGCCGCAAGATCTTGCTTGGAGCGTTGAAGGTAACAATATTACGCTGACTTTCTCATTAGATGCTGGCTCGTTTGCTACATCCATTGTTCGTGAGTTAGTCAACGAGGTAAAAGTAGAAAGAGAATACTAA
- the surE gene encoding 5'/3'-nucleotidase SurE — translation MRILISNDDGVYAQGIHALADELRDIAEVTIVAPDRNRSGASNSLTLEQPLRVTKIAPSTYSVQGTPTDCVHFALNELMKDNLPDLVLTGINHGANLGDDVLYSGTVAAAMEGHFLGVQSVAFSLVGKRHFESAAKIARRLVQQHLAMPIPTNRLLNVNVPDLPLEQLDQIEVTRLGARHHAENMIKQKDPRGHDIYWLGPPGKEQDAGEGTDFYAIERGRVSVTPLQVDLTAHESLRAMDSWLKEEK, via the coding sequence TTGCGAATTCTGATTAGCAATGATGATGGGGTTTATGCTCAGGGAATTCATGCGCTTGCCGATGAATTGAGAGACATTGCTGAAGTAACTATTGTTGCACCAGATCGAAACCGTTCCGGTGCTTCAAACTCGCTGACCTTAGAGCAGCCACTTCGAGTAACCAAGATTGCACCGAGTACTTACTCTGTACAAGGCACACCGACAGATTGTGTTCATTTTGCTTTAAATGAGTTAATGAAGGATAACCTGCCTGATCTTGTTCTGACAGGGATCAATCATGGTGCAAATTTAGGTGATGACGTGCTGTACTCAGGTACGGTTGCCGCTGCAATGGAAGGGCATTTTCTCGGTGTTCAGTCTGTTGCATTTTCGTTGGTTGGAAAGCGCCACTTTGAGTCCGCGGCAAAAATTGCACGCAGACTCGTACAACAACATCTTGCTATGCCAATTCCAACTAATCGTTTACTGAACGTTAATGTCCCTGATCTTCCTCTGGAACAACTGGATCAAATTGAAGTGACTCGCTTAGGGGCGCGTCATCACGCAGAGAACATGATCAAGCAGAAAGACCCACGAGGCCATGATATTTACTGGTTAGGGCCTCCTGGCAAAGAGCAAGATGCAGGTGAAGGTACTGACTTTTATGCAATTGAGCGTGGTCGGGTCTCTGTTACCCCGCTACAAGTTGATCTCACGGCTCATGAATCACTGCGTGCTATGGATAGTTGGTTGAAGGAAGAGAAGTAA